The Kaustia mangrovi genome has a segment encoding these proteins:
- a CDS encoding ABC transporter permease subunit: MTTVPDMADETAAAPGAASGRSLWGYAWLRLKRNRAAVASIAVLALVTLACIVGPWLSPHGYATVYQDYVKVPASLEPYPRADAIVPAVEEALRRARVEVDTVELDGGTVTVAVTSSREIDPRITRYLDRSDLLSGAEVAGTGPDGRSMTLTANVEREYFLFGTDANGRDLMTRTLIAGRVSLAIGLLASIVALVIGVTYGAVAGYFGGRVDSVMMRIVDVLYSLPFMFFVILLVVFFGRNFILMFIAVGAIEWLDMARIVRGQTMMLRRQEFVEAAEALGVGTGGILRRHIVPNVLGPVIVYVTLLVPKVILLESFLSFLGLGVQEPMTSWGVLISEGSRAIRGAPWLLIYPSVFLTVTLFALNFLGDGLRDALDPKDR, encoded by the coding sequence ATGACGACCGTTCCGGACATGGCAGACGAGACGGCGGCGGCGCCGGGCGCGGCGAGCGGGCGCTCGCTGTGGGGCTATGCCTGGCTCCGGCTCAAGAGGAACCGCGCGGCGGTGGCGAGCATCGCGGTGCTCGCCCTCGTCACGCTCGCCTGCATCGTGGGGCCGTGGCTCTCGCCGCACGGCTACGCCACGGTCTACCAGGACTATGTGAAGGTGCCGGCGAGCCTCGAGCCCTATCCGCGTGCCGACGCCATCGTGCCGGCGGTGGAGGAGGCGCTGAGGCGCGCCCGCGTCGAGGTCGATACGGTCGAGCTCGATGGCGGCACCGTGACGGTCGCGGTCACCTCGTCGCGCGAGATCGACCCGCGCATCACCCGCTATCTCGACCGCTCGGACCTGCTCTCCGGCGCGGAGGTGGCCGGGACGGGACCGGACGGCCGCTCCATGACGCTCACCGCCAATGTGGAGCGCGAATATTTCCTCTTCGGCACCGACGCCAACGGCCGCGATCTCATGACCCGCACGCTGATCGCCGGGCGCGTCTCGCTCGCCATCGGCCTTCTCGCCAGCATCGTCGCGCTCGTGATCGGGGTGACCTACGGTGCGGTCGCGGGCTATTTCGGCGGGCGGGTGGATAGCGTGATGATGCGCATCGTCGACGTGCTCTACTCGCTGCCCTTCATGTTCTTCGTCATTCTGCTGGTGGTGTTCTTCGGGCGCAACTTCATCTTGATGTTCATCGCCGTCGGCGCCATCGAGTGGCTCGACATGGCGCGCATCGTGCGCGGACAGACCATGATGCTCCGCCGCCAGGAATTCGTCGAGGCGGCGGAGGCGCTGGGCGTCGGCACGGGCGGCATACTCAGGCGCCATATCGTGCCCAATGTGCTCGGACCGGTGATCGTCTATGTCACGCTGCTCGTTCCGAAGGTCATCCTGCTGGAGAGCTTCCTGAGCTTCCTCGGGCTCGGCGTCCAGGAGCCCATGACGAGCTGGGGCGTGCTGATCTCGGAGGGCTCGCGCGCCATACGCGGCGCACCCTGGCTGCTCATCTACCCGTCCGTCTTCCTCACCGTCACGCTGTTCGCGCTGAACTTCCTCGGCGACGGCCTGCGCGACGCGCTCGACCCGAAGGACCGGTGA